A genomic stretch from Canis lupus familiaris isolate Mischka breed German Shepherd chromosome 15, alternate assembly UU_Cfam_GSD_1.0, whole genome shotgun sequence includes:
- the GJB4 gene encoding gap junction beta-4 protein, protein MNWASLQGLLSGVNKYSTALGRIWLSVVFLFRVLVYVVAAEEVWDDEQKDFVCNTRQPGCPNVCYDEFFPVSHVRLWALQLILVTCPSLLVVMHVAYRQERERKHRLKHGPGAPSLYDNPSKKRGGLWWTYLLSLIFKAAVDSGFLYIFHRLYQDYDMPRVVACSEAPCPHTVDCYISRPTEKKVFTYFMVATAVICILLNLSEVTYLVGKRCLETFHPRRRRPHHRDRLPDTCPPYALSQGEPPQDGNSVLMKAGSASMDAGGFP, encoded by the coding sequence ATGAACTGGGCGTCCCTGCAGGGGCTCCTGAGCGGCGTGAACAAGTACTCCACGGCGCTGGGCCGCATCTGGCTGTCGGTGGTGTTCCTGTTCCGCGTGCTGGTGTACGTGGTGGCGGCCGAGGAGGTGTGGGACGACGAGCAGAAGGACTTCGTGTGCAACACCAGGCAGCCGGGCTGCCCCAACGTCTGCTACGACGAGTTCTTCCCCGTGTCGCACGTGCGCCTCTGGGCGCTGCAGCTCATCCTGGTCACCTGCCCGTCGCTGCTCGTGGTCATGCACGTGGCCTACCGCCAGGAGCGCGAACGCAAGCACCGGCTGAAGCACGGGCCCGGCGCGCCGTCGCTGTACGACAACCCGAGCAAGAAGCGTGGCGGCCTGTGGTGGACCTACCTGCTGAGCCTCATCTTCAAGGCGGCCGTCGACTCGGGCTTCCTGTACATCTTCCACCGCCTGTACCAGGACTACGACATGCCCCGCGTGGTGGCCTGCTCCGAGGCCCCGTGCCCGCACACGGTCGACTGCTACATCTCCCGGCCCACCGAGAAGAAGGTCTTCACCTACTTCATGGTGGCCACGGCCGTCATCTGCATCCTGCTCAACCTCAGCGAGGTCACCTACCTGGTGGGCAAGAGGTGCCTGGAGACCTTCCATCCGCGGCGCAGGCGGCCCCACCACCGGGACCGCCTGCCCGATACGTGCCCCCCCTATGCCCTCTCCCAGGGAGAGCCCCCCCAGGACGGGAACTCTGTCCTCATGAAGGCAGGGTCAGCCTCGATGGACGCAGGTGGGTTCCCATAG